In Papaver somniferum cultivar HN1 unplaced genomic scaffold, ASM357369v1 unplaced-scaffold_114, whole genome shotgun sequence, a genomic segment contains:
- the LOC113328798 gene encoding tryptophan decarboxylase TDC2-like, giving the protein MGSLDDTKFTETSILSEFKALDPEEFRKQAYQTIDFIVDYYKNIEKYPVLSQVQPGFLRNSFPSTPPYKPEPFENILKDVQTQIIPGMTNWLSPNFFAYFPATVSTAGFMGEMLSTCFNSVGFNWLSSPAATELEMVVMDWFADMLKLPSIFKFSGSGGGVIQGTTSEAILCTLVAARDRALDRIGGDNIGKLIVYGSDQTHSTFVKACKIAGILPCNVRSLPTTTDMDFSLSPALVREAVETDVANGFVPIYLCLTVGSTSSNATDPIDQFSDVASDYGIWLHVDAAYAGSACICPEFRHYLNGIEGVDSFSLSPHKWFLTYLDCCCLWVKQPSLLIKALSTNPEYLKNKPSESNLVIDYKDWQVGTGRKFRSLKLWLVLRSYGVENLQSHIRSDVRMAEVFEDFVRNDPQFEIVVPRRFTLVCFRWNPSSGLAPAGYNVELLNRKLLDWINSTGQIYMTHTIVGGVYMLRFAVGATLTEESHVIAAWNLIKKGTDTLLVDRSPGYSNCDFN; this is encoded by the coding sequence ATGGGGAGTTTAGATGACACAAAATTTACAGAAACCTCAATTCTTAGTGAGTTTAAGGCATTGGATCCGGAAGAGTTCCGTAAACAAGCTTACCAAACCattgatttcattgttgattatTACAAAAACATAGAAAAATATCCAGTTCTTTCTCAAGTTCAACCTGGTTTTCTTCGAAATAGTTTCCCAAGTACTCCACCATATAAACCAGAACCATTTGAGAATATCTTAAAAGATGTTCAAACTCAAATAATACCGGGTATGACGAACTGGTTAAGTCCCAACTTTTTCGCGTATTTTCCTGCAACTGTTAGTACTGCTGGTTTCATGGGTGAAATGCTTTCTACTTGTTTTAATTCTGTTGGTTTCAATTGGCTTTCATCTCCTGCTGCTACTGAACTTGAGATGGTCGTCATGGACTGGTTTGCTGACATGCTCAAACTTCCTAGCATCTTTAAGTTTTCTGGTTCAGGTGGTGGTGTTATACAAGGAACCACAAGTGAAGCTATTCTTTGTACGCTAGTAGCAGCAAGAGATCGCGCGCTGGACCGTATTGGCGGTGATAATATTGGAAAGTTAATCGTTTATGGCTCCGATCAAACTCACTCGACATTTGTGAAGGCATGTAAAATTGCTGGCATTTTACCTTGTAACGTAAGATCGTTACCAACAACAACCGACATGGACTTTTCTCTATCCCCTGCTCTTGTCCGTGAGGCTGTTGAAACTGATGTTGCAAATGGATTTGTACCGATTTATCTCTGCTTAACTGTGGGTAGTACATCATCTAACGCCACAGATCCAATCGATCAATTTTCTGACGTAGCAAGTGATTATGGAATTTGGCTGCATGTGGATGCTGCTTACGCAGGCAGTGCATGTATTTGTCCCGAGTTTCGACATTATTTGAATGGAATTGAAGGAGTTGACTCCTTTAGTCTAAGCCCTCACAAATGGTTTCTCACTTACTTGGATTGTTGTTGTTTGTGGGTTAAACAACCTAGTTTACTTATAAAAGCTCTAAGTACCAACCCAGAGTACTTGAAGAACAAACCTAGTGAGTCGAACTTAGTCATCGACTATAAGGATTGGCAAGTTGGAACTGGGCGTAAATTTCGATCTTTAAAACTATGGCTCGTTCTTCGCAGTTACGGTGTAGAGAATCTGCAAAGCCACATAAGAAGTGACGTTAGAATGGCTGAAGTGTTCGAAGACTTTGTCCGAAATGATCCACAGTTCGAGATTGTCGTTCCGAGACGGTTTACATTGGTATGTTTCCGCTGGAACCCAAGTTCTGGTTTGGCACCTGCAGGTTATAATGTTGAGTTGTTGAATCGTAAGTTACTTGACTGGATCAATTCAACTGGACAAATTTACATGACTCACACGATCGTTGGAGGTGTGTACATGCTGAGGTTTGCTGTAGGAGCCACATTAACAGAAGAGTCCCATGTCATTGCTGCATGGAACTTGATCAAGAAAGGAACTGATACATTGCTCGTTGATAGGTCTCCCGGATATTCTAATTGTGACTTTAATTAA